A portion of the Toxotes jaculatrix isolate fToxJac2 chromosome 16, fToxJac2.pri, whole genome shotgun sequence genome contains these proteins:
- the LOC121195184 gene encoding molybdopterin synthase sulfur carrier subunit, whose product MTAQVLVLYFAKSVELTGVRQEEIVAVPTPISSWDLWRLLLQRHPRLSILQDQVVLAVRQQYVAIGDQVVTLGDGDEVAVVPPLSGG is encoded by the exons ATGACTGCGCAG gtGTTGGTGTTGTACTTCGCGAAGAGCGTGGAGCTGACCGGAGTGAGGCAGGAGGAGATTGTTGCCGTGCCGACACCAATCAGCAGCTGGGACCtttggaggctgctgctgcagcgaCACCCCAG actGTCCATCCTGCAGGATCAGGTGGTGCTGGCAGTGCGTCAGCAGTACGTTGCTATCGGTGACCAGGTGGTGACCCTGGGAGACGGGGACGAGGTTGCTGTGGTGCCACCACTCAGCGGAGGGTAA
- the LOC121195182 gene encoding molybdopterin synthase catalytic subunit → MSVSEEPRDVLQLSRDRLSVQEVVDAVSSTSCGAVSVFLGTTREDELNGRKVIGLEYEAYELMVQSEFTKLCADIRERWPTVTHICVHHRLGWVKVGEASVAMAISSPHRHDSQQAIQHCIDRLKANVPIWKKEVYDTQEVSWKENSECSWSGHSGVQRENRK, encoded by the exons atGTCGGTGTCAGAGGAGCCGAGAGACGTCCTTCAGCTCAGCCGTGACCGGCTCTCTGTACAGGAAGTGGTCGACGCCGTCAGCAGCACTTCCTGTGGAGCCGTTTCAGTTTTTCTAG GTACGACCCGCGAGGACGAGTTGAATGGCAGGAAGGTGATTGGTCTGGAGTACGAGGCGTATGAGCTAATGGTCCAATCAGAGTTCACCAAACTGTGTGCTGACATCAGAGAGCGCTGGCCAACCGTGACGCACATCTGTGTCCACCACAGGCTGGG GTGGGTGAAGGTGGGCGAggccagtgttgccatggcaatcTCGTCGCCTCATCGCCATGACAGTCAGCAGGCGATCCAACACTGCATCGACCGGCTGAAGGCCAACGTCCCCATCTGGAAGAAG GAAGTTTACGACACACAGGAGGTGAGCTGGAAGGAGAACTCTGAGTGTTCCTGGTCCGGACACAGTGGagttcagagagaaaacaggaaataa